The following coding sequences lie in one Cinclus cinclus chromosome 15, bCinCin1.1, whole genome shotgun sequence genomic window:
- the ATP1B4 gene encoding protein ATP1B4, which produces MDSSTSGMEGQLRSPSQKVENKHEEKVQNPDREKDEPKADMGSKTWADLAGEMKIFLWNPEERTCLGRTAKSWGLILLFYFIFYTCLAGMFAFCLYVMLLTLSPYTPRFRDRVSPPGVMIRPYLNGFTIAFNVSQPNTWQPYVDSMHHFLAAYDDKVQEEKNIECVPGQYFIQGGNDSEEKKACQFKRSLLQNCSGIEDPTFGYSKGQPCILLKMNRIIGYRPGAGVPVSVDCKVQKGNESHLRSVDFYPGNGTFDLMYYPYYGKFTHVNYTSPLVAMHFTDVQKDYLVPIQCSLNGKGIINDLNSDRFLGRIIFTLSIGK; this is translated from the exons ATGGACAGCAGCACCAGTGGCATGGAGGGTCAGCTTAGGAGCCCCAGCCAGAAGGTG GAAAATAAGCATGAGGAGAAGGTCCAGAATCCTGACAGAGAGAAGGACGAGCCTAAGGCAGACATGGGGAGCAAAACCTGGGCAGACCTGGCTGGGGAGATGAAGATATTCTTGTGGAACCCAGAGGAGAGAACGTGCTTGGGAAGAACAGCCAAGAGCTGGG GCTTGATCTTACtgttttacttcattttctACACGTGCCTGGCAGGAATGTTTGCCTTTTGCTTGTATGTGATGTTGCTCACACTGAGCCCCTACACGCCCAGGTTCCGGGACCGTGTGTCTCCACCAG GAGTGATGATCAGACCATACTTGAATGGGTTCACCATTGCCTTCAATGTCTCCCAGCCCAACACGTGGCAGCCCTATGTGGACAGCATGCACCACTTCCTAGCAG CTTATGATGACAAAGTTCAGGAGGAGAAGAATATTGAATGTGTCCCAGGACAGTACTTCATCCAAGGGGGAAATGACAGTGAGGAGAAGAAGGCCTGCCAGTTCAAGCGCTCGCTGCTGCAGAACTGCTCTGGCATTGAGGACCCAACGTTTGGCTACTCAAAAGGCCAGCCCTGCATCCTGCTGAAGATGAACCGG atcATAGGCTACCGCCCTGGTGCTGGGGTCCCCGTGAGTGTGGACTGCAAAGTGCAG AAAGGCAATGAGAGTCACCTCAGGTCAGTGGACTTCTACCCTGGGAACGGGACGTTTGACCTCATGTATTACCCCTACTATGGCAAGTTCACCCAT GTCAACTACACCTCCCCTCTGGTGGCTATGCACTTTACAGATGTGCAGAAGGATTACTTGGTTCCCATCCAGTGCAGTCTGAATGGGAAAGGAATTATCAACGACCTGAACAGTGACCGCTTCCTGGGCCGAATCATCTTCACACTCAGCATTGGGAAGTAG